The following proteins are encoded in a genomic region of Helicobacter macacae MIT 99-5501:
- a CDS encoding ATP-dependent Clp protease adaptor ClpS: MPEFSTKLDIDSQLLLETPKMVRVILLNDNYTEMEFVVEILQNIYSKSRDEAIAITLEIHKNGKAIGGIYPYDIGEVKVQETIKAAKEAQFPLKAYAESIE, encoded by the coding sequence ATGCCAGAATTTAGCACAAAACTTGATATAGACTCCCAACTACTACTAGAAACGCCCAAAATGGTGCGCGTAATCTTGCTAAATGACAACTACACAGAAATGGAATTTGTCGTAGAAATACTCCAAAACATCTACTCCAAAAGCCGTGATGAAGCTATCGCTATCACACTAGAAATCCACAAAAACGGCAAGGCAATCGGTGGAATCTACCCTTATGACATAGGCGAAGTCAAAGTCCAAGAAACCATAAAAGCCGCCAAAGAAGCGCAATTCCCTCTCAAAGCCTACGCAGAATCTATTGAGTAA